A part of Terriglobus roseus genomic DNA contains:
- a CDS encoding TlpA disulfide reductase family protein: MTTKTFTTALIAAALTASVALAQRPARHWAGTAVVTNNGNDITTNIPLELDLSAPAKNGSITGTFLNGDQRSPSSRGTLSGSHLKLQFHSFARTLEGDIHGDTFTGTFGGARIKKPYTVTLHRDADGKPATVFAAASKATGSPKGTTINGTWEIALPSKSDKGEDAWTMTVAPFRGDGEIRVVIQRIDGDSGALFGRFDEAAGEYHVSRFGDFGATAYTIRPNADGTLQVINPRDPKENNVARRPDEARKEKLAPPTEATEQTTLVNPAEPLRFQGPNLTGQVVTSTDPEFKGKVVIAAIGGSWCPNCHDEAPLLVELYNKYHQRGLEIVDLSFEEDDQLKNPERLRSFVTKYKIPYTVLLMGTPDDLNAKLPQGKNLNAWPTSFFIGRDGLVKQIHAGFSGPATGQAYVDLRKETFALVEKLLAEPAAR, translated from the coding sequence ATGACCACCAAGACATTCACCACCGCCCTGATCGCCGCAGCCCTGACGGCCTCCGTTGCCCTTGCGCAGCGTCCCGCTCGGCACTGGGCCGGAACAGCAGTGGTGACCAACAACGGCAACGACATTACAACGAATATCCCGCTGGAGCTGGATCTCTCTGCCCCCGCTAAGAATGGCTCCATCACCGGTACGTTCCTGAACGGTGACCAGCGCTCGCCTTCCAGCCGTGGCACGCTAAGCGGATCGCACCTGAAGCTGCAGTTCCACTCCTTTGCGCGCACCCTGGAAGGCGACATTCACGGCGACACCTTTACCGGCACGTTCGGCGGCGCACGCATCAAGAAGCCTTACACCGTAACCCTGCACCGCGATGCGGACGGCAAACCCGCAACGGTATTCGCTGCGGCGTCCAAGGCGACAGGATCGCCTAAAGGAACCACGATCAACGGCACCTGGGAGATTGCCCTGCCCAGCAAGAGCGACAAAGGCGAAGACGCATGGACGATGACCGTTGCCCCCTTCCGGGGCGATGGCGAGATCCGCGTCGTGATCCAGCGCATTGATGGTGATAGCGGCGCCCTGTTCGGTCGGTTTGACGAGGCTGCGGGCGAGTATCACGTGAGCCGTTTTGGTGACTTCGGCGCTACCGCTTACACCATCCGTCCGAATGCAGATGGCACATTGCAGGTGATCAACCCGCGCGATCCGAAAGAGAACAATGTGGCTCGCCGTCCGGACGAGGCTCGCAAAGAGAAGCTAGCACCACCTACGGAAGCTACCGAGCAGACGACACTGGTAAACCCGGCGGAACCGTTGCGCTTTCAAGGTCCAAATTTGACCGGACAGGTCGTTACCAGCACCGATCCTGAATTCAAAGGCAAGGTGGTGATTGCGGCCATTGGCGGAAGCTGGTGCCCGAACTGCCATGACGAAGCACCGTTACTGGTTGAGCTTTACAACAAGTATCACCAGCGTGGGTTGGAGATTGTTGATCTTTCGTTTGAGGAAGACGACCAGTTGAAGAACCCGGAACGTCTGCGTTCATTCGTAACGAAGTACAAGATTCCCTACACGGTTCTTCTGATGGGAACGCCCGATGACCTGAACGCAAAGCTGCCGCAGGGTAAGAATCTGAACGCGTGGCCCACCTCGTTCTTTATCGGCCGTGATGGTCTTGTGAAGCAGATCCATGCGGGATTTAGCGGACCCGCGACGGGACAAGCTTATGTCGATCTGCGCAAAGAGACCTTTGCGCTGGTAGAGAAGCTGTTGGCAGAACCCGCCGCACGCTAA
- a CDS encoding flavin reductase family protein: MRRLVATVTIVAAGDQDGRAGMVATAVMSVAANPPSLAVGVNREAGVWKAIERSGRFSVNLLSNTHTALVPPFSGQLQGEERFTLGEWETHHTCVPYLADAVVTLFCKSEASLDYGTHTVFIGAVEDIRFSPNADEPLLWRNGSFANAVSLEDLID, from the coding sequence ATGCGACGTCTAGTGGCCACGGTAACCATTGTGGCCGCGGGCGATCAGGATGGACGTGCTGGCATGGTGGCCACTGCTGTTATGAGTGTTGCCGCTAACCCACCATCACTCGCTGTTGGCGTGAATCGTGAAGCGGGCGTATGGAAGGCCATTGAGCGCAGCGGTCGCTTCAGCGTGAATCTGCTCTCGAATACTCACACTGCACTGGTGCCACCGTTCAGTGGTCAGCTTCAGGGTGAGGAACGTTTCACTCTTGGTGAATGGGAGACACACCATACCTGTGTGCCATACCTGGCTGATGCAGTTGTCACTCTCTTCTGCAAATCAGAAGCTTCCCTTGATTACGGAACCCACACCGTTTTCATCGGGGCTGTAGAGGACATTCGCTTCTCCCCAAACGCCGACGAGCCGCTGCTGTGGCGCAACGGCTCGTTCGCAAATGCTGTGTCTCTTGAAGATCTGATCGACTAA
- a CDS encoding MarR family winged helix-turn-helix transcriptional regulator — protein MRNITPSVQKTVKLAAELRPSILRLSRHLRREALRGGSSSVDMQLLGTLREEPGLGVSELAEMEQMSRPAMSAHIKRLMQLGYVQRETSKGDVDRRRVGLSVTRTGTQYLRVVSERRADWLAERLSELGAEERTALDRATKSLRLILESAGEPV, from the coding sequence ATGCGTAACATCACGCCTTCGGTACAAAAAACGGTCAAACTGGCCGCCGAACTTCGCCCCTCCATCCTCCGTCTTAGCCGTCATCTTCGCCGGGAGGCACTCCGCGGCGGAAGTTCGTCCGTGGATATGCAACTGTTGGGCACTCTTCGAGAGGAGCCCGGCCTTGGTGTATCAGAACTGGCTGAGATGGAACAGATGAGCCGTCCTGCTATGAGCGCCCACATCAAGCGGCTTATGCAGTTGGGTTATGTTCAGCGGGAAACCTCAAAGGGAGATGTGGATCGCCGCCGCGTTGGGCTATCCGTCACCCGCACCGGAACACAGTATCTTCGCGTCGTGAGTGAACGCCGTGCAGACTGGTTGGCAGAACGCCTCTCAGAGCTTGGGGCGGAGGAACGCACTGCATTGGATCGCGCAACGAAGTCGTTGAGGTTGATCCTGGAATCTGCGGGCGAACCGGTTTAA
- a CDS encoding glycosyltransferase has product MTIETPKRLRIVIPVFNDWESLNILLRELDSVAPALPYRVVVSAVDDGSIQSSEGTLTSIEHLQALDKVEIVRLSTNVGHQRAIACGLCLACDTADMDAVLIMDSDGEDPPQTIPELLAATNGKKDFCVVGARRKRSENFTFRMSYIIYKNVFKAVTGKRIGHGNFSLLSSGYASRLVMLPDLWNNLAAALMRSRLPIQQVFIDRGTRYAGKSKMNFTSLIVHGFSAISVYADTIFVRLLLATLVGAGITVVASTTAILLRLFVPAYATPGWATTVTFSLIIIVLQAFFTSLTSLLSLLNNRVQRLILPIVDYKPYVRTVETIFSRTPSA; this is encoded by the coding sequence ATGACGATTGAAACCCCTAAACGCCTGCGCATCGTGATACCCGTCTTCAATGACTGGGAAAGCCTGAACATCCTGCTTCGCGAGCTGGACTCGGTAGCCCCTGCGCTGCCGTATCGCGTAGTGGTCTCAGCCGTAGACGATGGTTCGATTCAGAGTTCCGAAGGAACCCTGACGTCGATCGAGCATCTGCAGGCGTTGGACAAGGTAGAGATTGTACGGCTGTCCACCAACGTGGGCCATCAACGCGCAATCGCCTGCGGCCTCTGCCTGGCATGCGATACCGCGGATATGGACGCCGTTCTCATCATGGATTCCGATGGCGAAGACCCACCGCAGACGATTCCGGAGTTGCTGGCGGCTACCAACGGCAAGAAAGATTTCTGCGTAGTTGGAGCGCGGCGCAAGCGGTCGGAAAACTTTACGTTCCGCATGTCGTACATCATCTACAAGAACGTCTTTAAGGCAGTGACGGGCAAGCGGATTGGTCACGGCAATTTCTCGTTGCTCTCTTCTGGGTACGCTTCACGACTGGTGATGTTGCCGGACCTTTGGAACAACCTTGCAGCCGCCCTCATGCGTTCTCGTTTGCCGATTCAGCAGGTGTTCATTGATCGCGGAACGCGCTATGCCGGCAAGAGCAAGATGAATTTCACCTCGCTGATTGTTCATGGCTTCAGCGCCATCAGCGTATATGCGGATACGATTTTTGTACGGTTGCTGCTGGCAACACTGGTTGGAGCAGGCATCACCGTTGTGGCATCAACAACCGCGATCCTGTTGCGCTTGTTCGTGCCCGCGTATGCCACTCCTGGATGGGCTACGACCGTAACGTTCAGCCTGATCATCATTGTGTTGCAGGCGTTCTTTACTTCGCTGACTTCCTTGCTCAGCCTGCTGAATAACCGAGTACAACGGCTCATCCTGCCTATCGTGGACTACAAACCGTATGTGCGGACGGTGGAGACAATCTTCTCCCGCACGCCCTCTGCATGA
- a CDS encoding ArnT family glycosyltransferase, producing the protein MTRPDAARSGRWDGLICGLIVVLAILLDHPFIEMGLIDDFSYIQTAFIYARTGHFVYNGWATAMLGWQIPWGALFVKVFGYHVWPLHLSNLVLAGLCMPLLHSVMRRSGLNRSHAIFATLLTGLSPIFIPLSSTFMTDTGGLLTLTLCWYGLLRALDSHSDRSVYLWLVIATAASVIGGTARQIVWVGALTMMPAAALMLRKRKGVVALAISLWVVSVASIVSCLRWFKHQPLSVPEPIIQGHFGLRSFRELAGTELAGFLCLIMLALPVFVAAIPPRSQWTMRGWVKLSAATVVVTMVSFFIAFHLMEHGWMPWTGDVVEHLGVFDYSAGWLLGVEPMLFSHTARIVGSFLIIGIAIAGAASLWNARRLETTETSSKASSWHSQIILLGGLLVGYLGLLVPRAIWFQVLDRYLLPLIPVAALIVLRLHQERLAKRIPTMAWATLAVWGMFAVMGTHDWLESHRARLTAVARLGDAGIPPEHINAGYEFNGMTQIRLAGTIVDPRVTFPPEMHVVTQPDYPADLPKSCYGIFYKSTPMVKPEFFLAHQVIPCLEPSSFGTVPYRTWLPPYGREILILQRSR; encoded by the coding sequence ATGACGCGTCCGGACGCGGCCAGGAGCGGTCGCTGGGATGGTCTGATCTGCGGACTCATCGTCGTACTTGCAATTCTGCTCGATCACCCCTTCATTGAGATGGGGTTGATCGACGACTTCTCTTATATCCAAACAGCGTTCATCTACGCACGTACCGGCCACTTTGTTTACAACGGCTGGGCGACAGCGATGCTTGGTTGGCAAATTCCCTGGGGCGCGCTGTTCGTCAAAGTGTTCGGCTATCACGTGTGGCCGCTGCACCTGTCGAACCTGGTGCTGGCCGGCTTATGCATGCCACTGCTGCATAGCGTGATGCGCCGCTCGGGCCTGAACCGTTCCCATGCGATCTTTGCAACGCTGCTGACGGGCCTGTCGCCGATCTTTATTCCGCTGTCATCCACCTTTATGACAGATACGGGTGGCCTGCTCACCCTGACACTCTGCTGGTATGGATTACTGCGCGCGCTCGATAGCCACAGCGATCGCAGCGTGTATCTGTGGTTGGTAATCGCTACAGCAGCCAGCGTGATCGGTGGCACTGCTCGGCAAATCGTTTGGGTTGGCGCACTGACGATGATGCCCGCAGCAGCCTTGATGCTGCGCAAGCGCAAGGGCGTTGTAGCACTGGCAATCTCACTCTGGGTCGTCAGTGTTGCTTCCATCGTGTCCTGCCTGCGCTGGTTCAAACATCAGCCGCTATCGGTGCCAGAACCCATCATTCAGGGACACTTCGGTCTTCGATCGTTTCGCGAACTTGCCGGAACAGAACTCGCAGGATTCTTGTGCCTAATCATGCTGGCACTTCCCGTATTTGTAGCGGCCATTCCTCCGCGCTCGCAGTGGACCATGCGTGGTTGGGTGAAGCTTTCTGCAGCCACCGTAGTGGTCACGATGGTTTCGTTCTTCATCGCGTTTCACCTTATGGAGCATGGCTGGATGCCGTGGACGGGCGACGTGGTGGAACATCTTGGTGTATTTGACTATTCGGCAGGCTGGCTGCTGGGCGTCGAGCCAATGTTGTTCTCGCACACGGCTCGCATTGTGGGTTCGTTTCTCATCATTGGCATAGCCATTGCCGGAGCCGCTTCACTGTGGAATGCTCGCCGTCTCGAGACAACCGAGACTTCCTCAAAGGCAAGCTCGTGGCATTCGCAGATCATTTTGTTGGGAGGCCTGCTGGTCGGTTATCTCGGCTTGCTCGTGCCGCGCGCTATCTGGTTTCAGGTGCTGGATCGTTACCTGCTGCCACTGATTCCCGTAGCAGCACTGATTGTGCTCCGACTACATCAGGAACGCTTAGCAAAACGCATTCCCACGATGGCTTGGGCGACATTGGCCGTGTGGGGCATGTTTGCGGTTATGGGAACGCATGACTGGCTGGAGAGCCATCGCGCACGCTTGACCGCAGTGGCACGACTGGGCGATGCAGGTATCCCTCCGGAACACATCAATGCCGGATACGAATTCAACGGCATGACGCAGATCCGTCTGGCTGGCACAATCGTTGATCCGCGCGTAACGTTCCCGCCAGAGATGCATGTGGTGACACAGCCGGACTATCCGGCGGACCTGCCGAAGTCCTGCTACGGAATTTTCTATAAGAGCACTCCCATGGTGAAGCCGGAATTCTTCCTCGCTCACCAGGTCATCCCGTGCCTGGAACCCTCTTCGTTTGGGACAGTTCCGTACCGCACATGGCTGCCGCCGTATGGCCGGGAAATTCTCATCCTGCAACGAAGCCGCTGA
- a CDS encoding segregation/condensation protein A: MPPNGVGDTDVVSDTTAELEQEQPVAAEEQAAPAAEPLVLQSPPVPEPPKPAKKKEPTPSKEEVSQSPFMLTVGKVYEGPLDLLLDLIRKQSIDIYDIPIAKITAQFLMYTEQIKQTDVDSAGDFIYTASLLIHIKSKMLLPREASGIAAGEIEDPRRELVERLLEHERFKAAAQMLMQKQQIEDATWTQPGIKEFKEQASAEREIAADTTDLARVFQEILDRLRKRPVLNVNEETVTVAQMIEYTKRRLMLEDKPTSLRRLLANTHSQQALICMFLAMLELVRLQAIMLRQGDKFGDIMIKKTDNFDEVLAHQERMRDDWR; the protein is encoded by the coding sequence ATGCCACCCAACGGGGTGGGCGATACTGATGTCGTGAGCGACACAACTGCAGAATTGGAACAGGAACAGCCCGTAGCGGCTGAGGAGCAGGCTGCCCCCGCAGCAGAGCCGCTGGTTCTGCAATCTCCGCCCGTGCCCGAGCCGCCTAAGCCGGCGAAGAAGAAAGAGCCTACGCCTTCGAAAGAAGAGGTTTCGCAGTCACCGTTCATGCTCACAGTGGGCAAGGTGTATGAGGGCCCGCTGGACCTGTTGCTGGACCTGATCCGTAAGCAGTCCATCGACATCTACGACATTCCGATTGCCAAGATCACCGCGCAGTTTCTGATGTACACGGAACAGATCAAGCAGACGGACGTGGACTCCGCTGGCGACTTCATCTACACCGCCTCCCTGCTGATTCACATCAAGAGCAAGATGCTGCTGCCGCGCGAAGCCTCTGGCATTGCGGCAGGCGAAATTGAAGATCCGCGTCGCGAACTCGTCGAACGTCTGCTGGAACACGAGCGCTTCAAGGCTGCTGCGCAGATGCTGATGCAGAAGCAGCAGATTGAAGACGCAACGTGGACGCAGCCGGGCATCAAGGAATTTAAAGAACAGGCCAGCGCGGAACGCGAGATTGCCGCGGATACGACTGACCTAGCGCGAGTGTTCCAAGAAATTCTGGATCGCCTGCGCAAACGCCCTGTGTTGAACGTGAACGAAGAGACGGTCACGGTGGCGCAAATGATTGAGTACACCAAACGTCGCCTGATGCTGGAAGACAAGCCCACCAGCCTGCGCCGCCTGCTGGCGAACACACATTCGCAACAGGCGCTGATCTGCATGTTCCTAGCGATGCTGGAACTTGTACGTCTACAGGCGATCATGCTGCGCCAGGGTGATAAGTTCGGCGACATCATGATCAAGAAGACCGACAACTTCGACGAAGTACTCGCGCACCAGGAACGCATGCGCGACGACTGGCGCTAA
- a CDS encoding cytochrome P460 family protein, with protein sequence MKRVTAAVFGLMLIGGVSFSPAVYARSADAPAINLPSDYRDWKLISVAHEAGALNDIRAILGNDAAVAAYRSGAQTFPDGAMIVRVAWAYTPSEENNRSFGREQSFVAGAPTNIQLMIKDAEKFKATGGWGYAQFADANASNSVKDSVNQCFHCHQAVQSRDYLFTRYAR encoded by the coding sequence ATGAAGAGAGTCACGGCAGCGGTGTTCGGATTGATGTTGATAGGCGGCGTTTCTTTCTCGCCCGCCGTCTATGCGCGGAGTGCAGACGCGCCGGCCATCAACCTTCCCAGCGATTACCGTGATTGGAAGCTGATCTCTGTCGCCCATGAAGCAGGTGCGTTGAACGACATCCGTGCCATCCTGGGCAACGATGCGGCGGTAGCGGCGTATCGCAGCGGTGCGCAAACATTTCCTGACGGAGCCATGATCGTGCGCGTGGCCTGGGCCTACACGCCTTCTGAGGAAAACAACCGCAGCTTTGGTCGTGAGCAGTCCTTCGTCGCAGGAGCGCCAACGAACATCCAGTTGATGATCAAAGATGCTGAGAAGTTCAAAGCAACCGGCGGCTGGGGCTATGCGCAGTTTGCCGACGCGAATGCATCGAACTCCGTGAAAGACTCGGTGAACCAGTGCTTTCACTGCCATCAGGCGGTGCAGTCGCGCGATTATCTCTTCACACGCTATGCACGATAG
- a CDS encoding O-acetyl-ADP-ribose deacetylase encodes MGRLDSILADITTLQVDAIVNAANQQLKGGGGVDGAIHRAAGAQELLAATAKFGGCATGDAVPTPGFRLPAKWIFHAVGPVWSVARGGSAAEDRADSLLASCYRRCIELAREHDVCSIAFPAISTGIYRFPPDRAARIAVATVNEVLDESGVEEVIFCAFNDETHALYCDLLR; translated from the coding sequence TTGGGCAGGCTCGACAGCATTCTGGCGGACATCACCACCCTGCAGGTAGACGCGATCGTAAACGCCGCAAATCAGCAGCTTAAGGGCGGTGGAGGTGTTGATGGAGCCATTCACCGTGCCGCAGGAGCTCAGGAATTGCTGGCGGCTACGGCAAAATTTGGTGGCTGCGCCACGGGAGATGCAGTTCCCACTCCCGGATTTCGCCTGCCCGCAAAGTGGATCTTCCATGCTGTTGGTCCGGTTTGGAGTGTGGCGCGTGGCGGGTCAGCAGCCGAAGACCGCGCTGACTCGCTTCTCGCGAGCTGCTATCGCCGTTGCATAGAACTCGCTCGCGAACACGACGTTTGTTCCATCGCTTTCCCCGCAATCAGCACGGGCATCTATCGCTTTCCGCCAGATCGTGCCGCGCGGATCGCCGTGGCAACGGTAAACGAAGTACTGGACGAGAGTGGTGTAGAGGAAGTCATCTTCTGTGCATTTAACGACGAGACACACGCTCTCTACTGCGATCTGCTTCGTTGA
- the scpB gene encoding SMC-Scp complex subunit ScpB produces the protein MSLKSKIEAVIYASEEPVTLAQLVGLLAGEAQDELDTLAADQATLPLDEGDAEVSPSEGITEEAALDEAIEAAEAVESTSDSEASAAPEEAPAASAEEPAEAAPSEEQASEATEGASASDEQTAEAAEPGAVDSEEDKRVQRDREKAVREHIRRVVDSLIREYAESDRGIEIREVASGFRMGTKPEYHDAVRGFVKSLKPPLKLTLPALETLAVVAYKQPVTAAEISEIRGVDSAGVLGGLMTRKLIATAGRKQVIGRPMLYKTTRDFLLRFGLKDVNELPSMEEFERMAGELAEQEDLPMESADAIIEEANARGDAEMLREAAEADTEPTATEEETSVAESEEQTEAASSEDETTVSEDGDQAEVASSEVENAVASEEAEAPASVEIVAEDIAVVSEESEPAEVKQDGETQPS, from the coding sequence ATGAGTCTTAAGTCGAAGATCGAAGCCGTCATCTACGCCTCGGAAGAGCCCGTTACTCTTGCCCAGCTTGTTGGTCTGCTGGCCGGTGAGGCGCAGGACGAACTGGATACCCTTGCCGCCGACCAGGCGACCCTGCCGCTGGATGAGGGCGACGCTGAGGTTTCCCCATCCGAAGGAATCACCGAAGAAGCCGCACTGGATGAGGCAATTGAGGCTGCTGAAGCGGTAGAAAGCACCTCCGACAGCGAAGCAAGCGCCGCCCCAGAAGAAGCCCCGGCCGCATCAGCGGAAGAGCCCGCCGAAGCTGCCCCGTCAGAGGAGCAGGCCTCGGAAGCGACGGAAGGCGCCTCTGCTTCGGATGAGCAGACAGCGGAAGCAGCAGAACCAGGAGCGGTTGATTCCGAGGAAGACAAACGCGTTCAGCGTGATCGCGAAAAGGCCGTGCGCGAACATATTCGTCGCGTGGTCGATTCGTTGATCCGCGAGTATGCCGAGAGCGACCGCGGTATCGAGATTCGCGAAGTGGCCAGCGGTTTCCGCATGGGCACCAAGCCGGAATACCACGACGCAGTGCGCGGCTTTGTGAAGAGCCTGAAGCCACCACTCAAGCTGACGCTTCCCGCGTTGGAGACACTGGCCGTTGTGGCCTACAAGCAGCCGGTAACGGCAGCGGAAATCTCTGAGATTCGTGGTGTGGATTCGGCTGGCGTGCTGGGCGGATTGATGACGCGTAAGCTGATCGCCACCGCCGGCCGCAAGCAGGTCATCGGCCGTCCCATGCTGTATAAGACCACGCGCGACTTCCTGCTGCGCTTTGGCCTGAAGGATGTGAACGAACTGCCCTCCATGGAAGAGTTCGAACGCATGGCAGGCGAGCTGGCCGAGCAGGAAGACCTGCCGATGGAATCAGCAGACGCCATCATCGAAGAAGCCAATGCACGCGGCGATGCGGAGATGCTCCGCGAAGCTGCCGAAGCTGACACCGAGCCTACGGCCACTGAAGAGGAAACTTCTGTTGCGGAGTCTGAGGAGCAGACGGAAGCGGCTTCAAGTGAAGATGAGACGACCGTCTCCGAGGACGGAGATCAGGCCGAAGTTGCTTCCAGCGAAGTCGAGAATGCTGTTGCGTCAGAGGAAGCGGAAGCACCAGCCTCAGTCGAAATCGTTGCAGAAGACATCGCAGTGGTTTCTGAAGAATCAGAACCTGCCGAAGTGAAACAGGACGGCGAAACACAGCCGTCCTGA
- the adhP gene encoding alcohol dehydrogenase AdhP gives MAKTMKAAAVRQFGSPLSLEEVPVPAVGPGQALLKVMSTGVCHTDLHAANGDWPVKPAVPFIPGHEGAGYVAAVGAGVKGLREGDRVGVPWLYSACGVCEYCLKGWETLCPYQKNSGYSVNGSFAEYVLVNPSYIAHLPPKIGFSPIAPILCAGVTVYKGLKETDVKPGQWVAISGIGGLGHLAVQYAKAMGMHIVALDVAQDKLDLAKKLGAEITVDVNEPEVAGKVIAATGGGVHGALITAVSPAAFSLGVNLLRRMGTMSLVGLPPGEFPVSIFDMVLQRKTLRGSIVGTRMDMAECLDFAARGLVKSTYSTEALENINSIFDRMIAGTIDGRIVMEIASE, from the coding sequence ATGGCAAAGACGATGAAAGCGGCAGCTGTGCGGCAATTCGGCAGTCCGCTCAGCTTGGAGGAGGTTCCCGTACCAGCGGTTGGACCGGGGCAGGCTCTGTTGAAGGTGATGTCCACCGGCGTCTGCCATACGGACCTGCACGCTGCGAACGGCGACTGGCCCGTGAAGCCTGCCGTACCCTTTATCCCCGGTCATGAGGGAGCCGGATATGTGGCCGCTGTTGGAGCGGGAGTAAAGGGCCTACGCGAAGGCGATCGCGTCGGCGTTCCCTGGCTGTACAGCGCTTGCGGTGTCTGCGAATACTGCCTCAAAGGCTGGGAGACGCTCTGCCCGTACCAGAAGAACAGCGGCTACTCCGTCAACGGTAGCTTTGCAGAGTACGTTCTGGTGAATCCCAGTTATATAGCGCATCTGCCTCCAAAGATTGGGTTTTCGCCTATTGCTCCGATCTTGTGCGCGGGTGTGACGGTCTACAAAGGGCTGAAAGAGACGGACGTGAAACCCGGTCAGTGGGTGGCTATCTCCGGCATTGGAGGGCTTGGGCATCTGGCAGTGCAATATGCCAAAGCCATGGGCATGCATATTGTTGCCCTGGACGTGGCGCAGGACAAACTCGACCTTGCGAAAAAGCTGGGAGCCGAGATCACGGTCGACGTCAACGAACCCGAAGTTGCTGGAAAGGTAATTGCCGCAACCGGCGGCGGTGTCCACGGCGCGCTGATCACAGCGGTTTCTCCGGCGGCTTTTAGCCTCGGTGTAAACCTGCTGCGCCGAATGGGAACCATGTCGCTGGTGGGGCTGCCGCCGGGCGAATTTCCCGTGTCCATCTTCGACATGGTGTTGCAACGGAAGACGCTACGCGGCTCCATTGTGGGCACGCGCATGGATATGGCCGAATGCCTCGATTTCGCCGCGCGTGGACTGGTGAAATCCACCTACTCTACTGAGGCGCTGGAAAACATCAACAGCATCTTCGATCGCATGATTGCAGGCACAATCGACGGCCGCATTGTTATGGAGATTGCGTCCGAGTAA
- a CDS encoding pseudouridine synthase — protein MNNVRKTAVKAARPAKKSTAPVKEEPVGTRLQKILADAGIASRRKAEELILEGRVQVNGETITELGTRADAAKDHIRVDGKLLQGPQEHRYFMVNKPRGYVTTMSDPERRETVVDLLKESARLSGKKLDTRLYPVGRLDYNSEGLLLMTNDGDLANSLSKAANSVEKTYLVKVAGRPTGEALEQLRSGVMIDRGRLAETRGNRRDRVLTAPAKVELARGGENPWYEVTLTEGRNRQLRKMFEEIGHHVEKIRRIGYGALVLDIPTGEFRELTPGEVQALGRAAAGKKVERKHKLPEAARLKQPGQKTGSRGARPRF, from the coding sequence ATGAATAACGTACGTAAGACCGCCGTGAAGGCAGCCAGACCCGCCAAGAAATCCACCGCTCCCGTAAAAGAGGAACCGGTAGGGACTCGACTGCAAAAGATCCTCGCCGACGCCGGCATAGCCTCGCGCCGCAAAGCCGAAGAACTGATCCTTGAGGGCCGCGTTCAGGTGAATGGCGAAACCATCACCGAACTGGGCACGCGCGCCGACGCAGCAAAAGACCACATCCGCGTGGATGGAAAGCTGCTGCAAGGACCACAGGAACACCGCTATTTCATGGTGAACAAGCCGCGTGGCTATGTGACCACCATGAGCGATCCGGAACGCCGCGAGACGGTCGTTGACCTGTTGAAGGAGTCCGCACGACTTTCCGGAAAGAAGCTGGACACACGCCTCTATCCGGTTGGCCGACTGGATTACAACTCCGAAGGATTGCTGTTGATGACGAATGATGGCGATCTTGCCAATTCGCTCTCAAAAGCTGCGAACTCCGTCGAAAAGACCTACCTGGTGAAGGTTGCTGGACGCCCGACAGGAGAGGCTCTGGAACAGCTTCGCAGCGGCGTAATGATTGATCGCGGACGTCTCGCAGAGACGCGCGGCAATCGCCGTGACCGCGTTCTGACAGCCCCAGCAAAGGTGGAACTGGCGCGCGGTGGAGAAAATCCCTGGTACGAAGTGACGCTAACGGAAGGCCGCAATCGTCAGCTTCGCAAAATGTTTGAAGAGATCGGGCACCACGTGGAGAAGATTCGCCGCATTGGTTACGGCGCTCTGGTGCTGGATATTCCCACCGGAGAGTTCCGCGAACTGACGCCGGGTGAAGTGCAGGCGCTGGGCCGTGCTGCTGCAGGCAAGAAAGTAGAACGTAAGCATAAGCTTCCGGAAGCTGCCCGGTTGAAACAGCCAGGACAGAAGACTGGCAGCCGCGGCGCGCGTCCGCGTTTCTAA